Proteins encoded together in one Caldicellulosiruptor saccharolyticus DSM 8903 window:
- a CDS encoding 4Fe-4S dicluster domain-containing protein codes for MSIRIDRQRCIGCGKCAEICPGNLIVIDEDKKAFVRDPRDCWGCAACVKECKFSAIRYFLGAEIGGNGTTMYVEKENDEIMYWYFEKPSGEKEMIVQNLKDNTTY; via the coding sequence ATGAGCATAAGGATTGACAGACAAAGATGTATTGGCTGTGGAAAATGTGCTGAAATTTGTCCAGGCAATTTAATTGTGATAGATGAAGATAAGAAAGCATTTGTCAGAGACCCGCGTGATTGCTGGGGCTGTGCTGCGTGTGTAAAAGAGTGTAAATTTTCTGCAATCAGATATTTTTTAGGTGCAGAAATTGGGGGAAATGGAACAACTATGTATGTAGAAAAAGAAAATGATGAGATTATGTACTGGTACTTTGAAAAACCCAGCGGCGAAAAAGAAATGATTGTACAGAATCTCAAAGATAACACCACATATTAG
- a CDS encoding adenylyl-sulfate reductase subunit alpha, translated as MNFEVKMLKTDILIIGGGTAGCFAAIAIAEKAPNVSVLIAEKANIKRSGCLAAGVNALNAYITEGETPETYLQYVKDDYENIVREDLVYTMALRLNEVTKKIEDMGLVILKDSNGKYLARGKRNIKINGENIKPILAKAVESKENIKVLNHVNIIDYIVKDSKVIGAYGFSIISNVFYIIIAKAVICATGGAAGLYRPNNPEFSRHKMWYPPFNVGSGYAMGIRAGCEMTSYEVRFIALRCKDTLAPTGTIAQEVKAEFINSKGEYYEKRYGRPTTYNRVFSTVEELKAGRGPCYLKTVGISKEDEQRLIKAYLHMAPSQTLKWIDSGRGPAVENVEIEGSEPYIVGGHSASGYWVDTKRQTTLKGLFAAGDVVGGCPHKYVTGCFAEAEIAANSALKYIKDKEFETLDISSIEQKLNEVQRFFTNTSPLYTTEELEEAMQKVMDVYAGGISTGYAYNLKGLQIAKERIEELFTLAQRLRAEDTYQLMKIYELIDRLYVCKVLLHHLEARKETRWRAFQEFVDYPYKDDENFLKYVNSRFEDGQVKIIFRSLVKKDEVYEHKD; from the coding sequence ATGAACTTTGAAGTGAAGATGCTAAAAACTGACATACTCATAATTGGTGGCGGAACAGCTGGGTGTTTTGCTGCCATAGCAATTGCTGAAAAAGCGCCAAACGTGAGTGTTTTAATTGCAGAAAAGGCAAACATTAAGCGAAGCGGATGCCTTGCTGCAGGTGTCAATGCTCTTAATGCCTATATCACAGAAGGAGAAACTCCCGAGACGTACCTGCAGTATGTCAAGGACGATTACGAAAATATCGTAAGAGAAGATTTAGTATACACTATGGCCTTAAGATTAAATGAGGTTACAAAGAAGATTGAAGATATGGGTCTTGTCATCTTAAAAGATTCAAATGGAAAATATTTAGCAAGAGGTAAAAGAAACATAAAAATAAACGGCGAAAATATAAAACCAATTTTAGCAAAAGCAGTTGAGAGTAAAGAAAATATCAAAGTACTAAATCATGTGAATATCATTGATTACATCGTCAAAGACAGTAAAGTAATAGGGGCATATGGATTTTCTATAATTAGCAATGTTTTCTACATTATCATCGCCAAAGCAGTGATTTGTGCAACAGGTGGTGCTGCAGGACTCTACAGGCCTAACAACCCTGAATTTTCAAGACACAAGATGTGGTATCCACCTTTTAATGTAGGTTCAGGATATGCAATGGGAATCAGAGCAGGTTGCGAGATGACAAGTTACGAAGTTAGATTTATAGCTCTTCGCTGCAAGGATACTTTAGCGCCGACGGGAACAATAGCTCAAGAGGTAAAAGCTGAGTTTATCAATTCAAAAGGTGAGTACTATGAAAAAAGATATGGAAGACCTACCACATACAACAGAGTATTTTCAACGGTTGAGGAATTGAAAGCAGGCCGAGGTCCGTGTTATTTAAAAACAGTTGGGATTTCTAAAGAGGACGAGCAGAGGCTAATAAAAGCATATCTTCACATGGCACCATCGCAGACACTTAAGTGGATCGACAGTGGCAGAGGACCGGCGGTTGAGAATGTCGAAATTGAAGGCTCAGAACCATACATCGTTGGTGGTCATTCAGCAAGTGGTTATTGGGTAGATACAAAAAGACAAACAACTTTGAAAGGTTTGTTTGCAGCAGGCGATGTTGTTGGAGGATGTCCTCACAAGTATGTAACAGGCTGTTTTGCAGAGGCTGAAATAGCTGCAAATTCTGCGCTAAAGTATATAAAAGACAAAGAGTTTGAAACCTTAGATATATCCTCAATAGAACAAAAACTCAATGAGGTGCAGAGATTTTTCACCAATACTTCTCCTTTGTACACCACAGAAGAATTAGAAGAAGCTATGCAAAAAGTAATGGATGTTTATGCTGGTGGGATTTCGACAGGTTATGCGTACAATCTAAAAGGGCTACAAATTGCTAAAGAAAGAATAGAAGAACTTTTCACACTTGCTCAGAGATTGAGAGCAGAAGATACTTACCAGCTTATGAAAATTTATGAGCTTATTGACAGACTCTATGTTTGCAAAGTTTTGCTACATCATTTAGAAGCAAGGAAAGAAACAAGATGGAGAGCATTCCAAGAATTTGTTGATTATCCTTATAAGGACGATGAGAACTTTTTGAAGTATGTGAATTCCCGATTTGAAGATGGCCAAGTCAAGATAATCTTTAGAAGCTTAGTAAAAAAGGATGAGGTATATGAGCATAAGGATTGA
- the cysD gene encoding sulfate adenylyltransferase subunit CysD, protein MDHLDRLEAESIYILREAYSKFSKIAMLWSIGKDSTVLLWLAKKAFFGHCPFPLIHIDTTYKIPEMIKYRDKLAKEYNLDLIVHINEEAIKQGMGPEKGRLVCCKALKTDALQQVINKYKFEALILGIRRDEEGSRSKERFFSLRNEDLEWDYTNQPPEFWNQFNTDFPKGSHVRVHPLLSWTEIDIWMYIKRENIPVIDLYFAKNGKRYRSLGCAPCTFPVESNATTIDEIIEELKNTKVNERAGRAQDQEDAYAMQKLRKEGYM, encoded by the coding sequence ATGGATCACTTAGATAGATTGGAAGCAGAAAGCATATACATTTTGAGAGAGGCTTATAGCAAATTTAGCAAGATAGCAATGCTATGGTCAATAGGAAAAGACTCAACAGTGCTTTTGTGGCTTGCTAAAAAAGCGTTCTTCGGACATTGCCCATTCCCGCTAATTCATATAGATACAACCTACAAAATTCCAGAAATGATAAAGTACAGGGATAAATTGGCAAAGGAATACAACCTTGATTTAATTGTCCACATAAATGAAGAAGCCATAAAACAAGGGATGGGGCCTGAGAAGGGAAGACTTGTTTGCTGCAAAGCACTAAAGACTGACGCACTTCAGCAGGTGATTAATAAATACAAATTTGAAGCTTTGATACTTGGCATAAGAAGAGACGAAGAAGGTTCAAGGTCAAAAGAGAGGTTCTTTAGCTTAAGAAACGAAGATTTAGAATGGGACTATACAAATCAGCCACCTGAGTTTTGGAACCAGTTTAATACAGATTTTCCTAAAGGAAGCCATGTGAGAGTTCATCCTTTGCTTAGCTGGACAGAAATTGATATTTGGATGTACATCAAACGTGAAAACATCCCAGTTATTGACCTGTACTTTGCTAAAAATGGAAAACGATACAGAAGCCTTGGTTGTGCACCGTGCACATTCCCTGTTGAGTCAAATGCAACAACAATTGACGAGATAATTGAAGAGCTAAAAAACACCAAGGTAAACGAAAGAGCAGGACGAGCTCAAGACCAAGAAGATGCCTATGCAATGCAAAAATTGAGAAAAGAAGGATACATGTAA